From Flavipsychrobacter sp., a single genomic window includes:
- a CDS encoding MoaD/ThiS family protein: protein MEVTILAFGIAKDIFGGSEISIDIEGEGSVKKLKATLEQQYPQLKELASYMVAVNDEYADDSLSITINDEIALIPPVSGG from the coding sequence ATGGAAGTAACAATATTAGCCTTTGGTATTGCCAAAGATATTTTTGGAGGTAGTGAGATTTCTATAGATATAGAAGGTGAAGGAAGCGTAAAGAAATTAAAAGCAACCTTAGAGCAACAGTACCCACAACTAAAAGAGTTGGCCTCTTATATGGTAGCGGTAAATGACGAATATGCAGATGATAGTCTTTCTATTACCATAAATGATGAGATAGCATTAATACCACCAGTAAGCGGAGGATAA
- a CDS encoding HesA/MoeB/ThiF family protein, translating to MSDWMRYSCQIALPGFDDEAQQKLSQAKVLIVGMGGLGCPVAQYLVSSGIGTIGFADYDVVSIKNLHRQILYTPADEGEKKIVAASKWLRSQNPDIVINEHDLTVSPENVVSLIALYDIVVDCTDNFETRYLLNDACVLVEKPLVYGAIYQYEGQVAVWNTKNQDGGRSPNYRDLYPNVNAAAVPNCADGGVIPTIAGIIGCMQANEVIKLITKTGNVLAGKVLVFDAQTMNSRVIKMGSQTKTNITTLPKQASVLEIVRNDLEKLDGYLLIDVRTTEERFAFNIGGMHLPLQEIDRHIGSFNHKTLVFYCASGKRSKQAAQIAKKHHPDLLVYSLTDGTNDWQH from the coding sequence GCCAAATAGCACTACCTGGTTTTGATGATGAAGCTCAGCAAAAGCTATCTCAGGCAAAAGTTTTGATTGTAGGAATGGGAGGGCTTGGCTGCCCAGTAGCTCAATACTTAGTATCGTCTGGCATAGGTACTATCGGCTTTGCAGATTATGATGTGGTATCTATAAAAAACTTACACCGTCAAATACTATATACCCCTGCTGATGAGGGAGAAAAAAAGATAGTTGCTGCTTCCAAATGGTTGCGCTCACAAAACCCTGATATAGTAATCAACGAACATGACCTAACAGTAAGTCCTGAAAATGTTGTATCGCTTATCGCACTCTACGATATTGTTGTAGACTGTACAGATAATTTTGAAACACGCTATCTACTCAACGATGCTTGTGTGCTTGTTGAAAAGCCGTTGGTTTACGGGGCAATTTATCAATATGAAGGACAAGTAGCTGTTTGGAATACCAAAAACCAAGATGGTGGTAGAAGCCCTAACTATAGAGACCTTTACCCTAATGTAAATGCTGCAGCAGTACCCAACTGTGCCGATGGTGGTGTTATACCTACAATTGCAGGTATTATAGGATGTATGCAAGCCAATGAAGTGATAAAGCTAATTACCAAAACGGGTAATGTATTAGCAGGGAAAGTTTTGGTTTTTGATGCGCAAACTATGAATAGCAGAGTAATAAAAATGGGTAGCCAAACAAAAACAAACATTACTACACTACCTAAGCAAGCCTCTGTTCTAGAAATAGTTAGGAATGATTTAGAGAAATTGGATGGCTACTTATTAATAGACGTGAGAACTACTGAAGAACGGTTCGCGTTTAATATAGGCGGCATGCACCTTCCACTACAAGAAATAGACAGGCACATAGGCAGCTTCAACCACAAAACTTTAGTCTTCTATTGCGCCTCGGGCAAAAGGAGCAAGCAAGCCGCGCAAATAGCGAAGAAACACCACCCAGATCTATTGGTTTATTCACTTACTGATGGCACTAACGACTGGCAACACTAA
- a CDS encoding sulfite exporter TauE/SafE family protein — translation MSTYTLTIAILMGLTGSLHCAGMCGPIIWVMPFQRLSGFKKALGIGLYHLGRISVYAVLAAVLHSFKSLFNPQVQQYVSITMGAMLIIAGLFSFFPSNKFTITLPWTGFVRKYLGSFMGNPKVSTLFITGMLNGLLPCGLVYMALSATMVVPDVTQAIAFMYVFGLGTAPMLVALTVIKDRAKFFNFGSARKFVPVVMIAFGCLFMLRGMNLGIPYISPKVTVEQNAVKAKCCH, via the coding sequence ATGAGCACTTACACGTTGACAATAGCTATATTAATGGGGCTGACAGGCAGCCTGCACTGTGCAGGTATGTGCGGTCCCATAATATGGGTTATGCCATTTCAACGGTTGAGCGGTTTTAAGAAAGCGTTAGGCATTGGTTTATATCATTTGGGGCGTATTTCTGTTTATGCAGTATTAGCAGCAGTATTGCATTCTTTCAAATCGTTATTTAATCCCCAAGTACAGCAATATGTGTCGATCACCATGGGTGCTATGCTTATTATAGCAGGGCTGTTTTCTTTCTTCCCTAGCAATAAGTTTACAATCACATTGCCATGGACGGGTTTTGTGAGAAAATACCTAGGCAGTTTCATGGGTAACCCTAAAGTGTCTACATTATTCATTACTGGTATGCTGAATGGGCTATTGCCATGCGGTTTAGTATACATGGCACTATCGGCAACTATGGTAGTACCCGATGTAACACAAGCGATAGCATTCATGTATGTTTTTGGATTAGGTACAGCGCCAATGTTAGTAGCGCTTACGGTAATAAAAGACAGAGCTAAGTTTTTTAACTTTGGGTCTGCAAGAAAATTTGTACCTGTAGTAATGATCGCTTTTGGCTGCTTGTTTATGCTAAGAGGTATGAACTTGGGTATTCCATACATAAGCCCTAAAGTAACTGTAGAGCAAAATGCAGTGAAAGCAAAGTGCTGTCATTAA
- a CDS encoding molybdenum cofactor biosynthesis protein MoaE: MKEIKISAKPLDINYCTAYVQTSESGGVNIFIGTVRDATKGKKVQKLEFEAYERMAIKELDKIADAVKEKWPVHKIVIHHRTGVLQIGEVAVVIAVSAAHRDAAFAACRYTIDTLKETVPIWKKEVFEDGEVWVAAHP, translated from the coding sequence ATGAAAGAAATAAAGATTTCAGCAAAGCCACTAGACATTAATTATTGCACAGCGTATGTGCAAACATCAGAGAGTGGTGGTGTTAATATTTTCATAGGTACGGTTAGAGACGCTACAAAAGGCAAAAAGGTGCAAAAACTTGAGTTTGAAGCCTATGAGCGTATGGCTATAAAAGAGCTGGATAAGATAGCTGATGCTGTAAAGGAGAAATGGCCTGTTCATAAAATAGTTATTCATCATCGTACAGGAGTATTACAAATAGGTGAAGTGGCTGTAGTGATTGCAGTGTCTGCGGCACATAGAGATGCTGCCTTTGCCGCATGTAGGTATACAATTGATACTTTGAAAGAGACTGTGCCGATATGGAAGAAAGAGGTATTTGAAGATGGAGAGGTTTGGGTAGCAGCTCACCCTTAG
- a CDS encoding sulfite exporter TauE/SafE family protein translates to MMHWELCFFFFAVAMIYSSVGFGGGSSYIALLSLYALPFKELRLLALICNVVVVSGSVLVYWKNGLIDFKKVLPIVLTSVPLAYIGAMLRISQTTFFVLLGCSLVVAALLLWVKKKQTEVISKNDKSVKNVTIGGAIGFLSGMVGIGGGIFLSPILNLSKWDTPKKVAATASFFILVNSIAGIAGQLTQLPNDVNYTRIMVLVLSVFLGGQIGARFGAIKFNPLVVKRVTAVVVFAAGINILLKHWPL, encoded by the coding sequence ATGATGCATTGGGAGCTGTGTTTCTTCTTTTTTGCCGTTGCTATGATATATTCTTCGGTTGGTTTTGGCGGAGGGTCTAGTTATATTGCATTATTGTCTCTATATGCATTGCCTTTTAAAGAGTTAAGATTATTGGCGTTGATCTGTAACGTGGTGGTGGTTTCAGGAAGTGTGCTGGTGTACTGGAAGAATGGGTTGATAGATTTTAAAAAAGTATTACCCATAGTGCTTACAAGCGTGCCATTAGCTTATATAGGTGCTATGTTGCGCATAAGTCAGACTACCTTTTTTGTGTTGTTGGGTTGTAGTTTAGTTGTAGCCGCCCTATTACTTTGGGTGAAGAAAAAACAAACAGAAGTTATCAGCAAAAATGATAAAAGTGTAAAGAATGTGACTATTGGAGGGGCGATAGGTTTTTTGTCTGGTATGGTGGGTATAGGAGGTGGTATTTTCCTTTCACCCATACTTAACTTGAGTAAATGGGATACGCCCAAGAAGGTAGCCGCTACAGCAAGCTTCTTTATATTAGTAAACTCGATAGCCGGTATTGCCGGGCAGCTAACACAATTGCCCAATGATGTGAATTATACAAGAATAATGGTTTTAGTATTATCTGTATTTTTGGGTGGGCAAATAGGAGCCAGATTTGGTGCTATTAAGTTTAACCCTTTGGTGGTAAAGAGAGTTACGGCAGTTGTTGTATTTGCTGCAGGTATCAATATTTTATTAAAGCATTGGCCATTATAA